A single genomic interval of Pseudomonas sp. FeN3W harbors:
- a CDS encoding DNA polymerase II: MSQLRRGFILTRHWRDTAEGTEISFWLATDAGARQVRVPQQDSVAFIPEEQRPRAEALLRRERDVELRSLALCDFRHRPVMGVYCRSYRRLLDCTRLLREAGVDVYESDIRPPERYLMERFISAPVSFPDTSGEDGASIDAQLKPAPDYRPRLKLVSLDIETTARGDLYSIALEGCGQRQVYMLGPENGQGTTIDFSLKYCESRCELLERLNLWFAEHDPDAIIGWNLVQFDLRVLRDHSQRLQVPLRLGRGGAEMEWREHGGRGNHYFAAAAGRLIIDGIESLRSATWSFPSFSLENVAQTLLGEGKAIDNPYQRMAEIERMFAEDKPALARYNLKDCELVTRIFARTELLTFLLERATVTGLAADRSGGSVAAFEHLYLPLMHRQGFVAPNLGERQPEASPGGFVMSSQPGLYESVLVLDYKSLYPSIIRTFLIDPVGLIEGLRQPDDEQSIPSFRGARFSRTRHCLPAIVERVWEGRETAKREHNKPLSQALKIIMNAFYGVLGSSGCRFFDTRLASSITLRGHEIMRRTRELIEAQGHAVIYGDTDSTFVWLRKAHSDDEAALIGCQLVQHINDWWRVHLQAEYGLVSALELQYETHFRRFLMPTIRGAEEGSKKRYAGLVTLPDGSDGMVFKGLETVRTDWSPLAQRFQQELYQRIFHRQPYQDYVRDYVRRTLAGELDELLVFRKRLRRRLADYQRNVPPHVRAARLADDYNDRQGRPRQYQNGGWISYLITVAGPEPLENRRAAIDYDHYVSRQLQPVADAILPFVGDDFSSLVDGQLGLF; encoded by the coding sequence ATGTCGCAGCTACGGCGGGGCTTTATCCTCACCCGGCACTGGCGTGATACGGCTGAGGGTACGGAGATCAGTTTCTGGCTGGCCACCGACGCTGGCGCACGGCAGGTCCGTGTCCCGCAGCAAGATTCAGTCGCCTTCATCCCCGAAGAGCAACGTCCTCGCGCTGAAGCGCTGCTACGTCGCGAGCGCGATGTGGAACTGCGGTCGCTGGCCTTGTGCGACTTCCGCCATCGTCCGGTGATGGGGGTGTACTGCCGTTCATATCGTCGTTTGCTGGATTGCACGCGGTTGCTGCGTGAGGCTGGAGTCGATGTCTACGAGTCCGATATCCGTCCGCCCGAGCGCTACCTGATGGAGCGTTTCATCAGCGCGCCGGTGTCCTTCCCGGACACGTCTGGCGAAGATGGCGCGTCGATCGATGCGCAGCTCAAACCGGCACCTGACTATCGACCGAGGCTCAAGCTGGTTTCGCTGGATATCGAAACCACCGCCCGTGGCGACCTCTATTCCATCGCCCTGGAGGGCTGTGGCCAGCGCCAGGTCTACATGCTCGGACCGGAGAACGGGCAGGGCACGACCATCGATTTTTCGCTGAAGTATTGCGAAAGCCGGTGCGAGTTGCTCGAGCGGCTGAACCTCTGGTTCGCCGAGCACGACCCGGATGCGATCATCGGCTGGAATCTGGTGCAGTTCGATCTGCGTGTGCTGCGCGATCATTCGCAGCGCCTGCAGGTGCCGTTGCGCCTGGGACGCGGTGGTGCGGAGATGGAGTGGCGCGAGCACGGTGGTCGCGGTAATCATTATTTCGCCGCGGCCGCTGGGCGGCTGATCATCGATGGTATCGAGTCGCTTCGCTCGGCGACCTGGAGCTTCCCCTCCTTCAGCCTGGAGAACGTCGCTCAGACCCTTCTGGGTGAAGGCAAAGCCATCGACAATCCCTACCAGCGCATGGCGGAAATCGAGCGCATGTTCGCCGAGGACAAGCCGGCTCTGGCGCGCTACAACCTCAAGGATTGCGAGTTGGTGACGCGCATCTTCGCCCGCACCGAACTGCTGACCTTCCTTCTCGAGCGCGCCACGGTGACCGGGCTGGCCGCGGATCGCAGTGGCGGATCGGTCGCCGCCTTCGAGCACCTGTACCTGCCGCTGATGCATCGCCAGGGTTTTGTCGCGCCGAATCTTGGCGAGCGGCAGCCGGAGGCCAGCCCGGGTGGCTTCGTGATGAGTTCGCAGCCGGGGCTTTACGAGTCGGTGCTGGTGCTCGATTACAAGAGCCTCTATCCGTCGATCATCCGCACCTTTCTCATCGATCCGGTGGGGTTGATCGAAGGGCTGCGCCAGCCGGATGACGAACAATCGATTCCCAGTTTCCGCGGTGCGCGCTTCTCGCGGACTAGGCACTGCCTGCCCGCAATCGTGGAACGCGTCTGGGAGGGGCGCGAAACGGCGAAACGCGAGCACAACAAGCCGTTGTCGCAGGCGCTGAAAATCATCATGAACGCCTTCTACGGCGTGCTCGGTTCCAGTGGCTGCCGCTTCTTCGATACGCGCCTGGCCTCGTCCATCACCCTGCGCGGTCACGAAATCATGCGGCGCACCCGCGAACTGATCGAGGCGCAGGGGCATGCCGTCATCTATGGCGATACCGATTCCACGTTCGTCTGGCTGCGCAAAGCGCATTCGGATGACGAGGCGGCGCTGATCGGCTGTCAGCTGGTACAGCACATCAATGATTGGTGGCGAGTGCATCTGCAGGCCGAGTACGGGCTGGTCAGCGCGTTGGAGCTGCAATACGAAACCCATTTTCGGCGCTTTCTGATGCCCACCATTCGTGGTGCGGAGGAGGGCAGCAAGAAGCGTTACGCGGGGCTGGTCACCCTGCCGGACGGCAGCGACGGCATGGTCTTCAAGGGACTGGAAACCGTACGTACCGACTGGTCGCCGTTGGCCCAGCGCTTCCAGCAGGAGCTCTACCAGCGCATCTTCCACCGCCAGCCGTACCAGGATTACGTGCGCGACTACGTGCGCCGCACCCTGGCGGGCGAGCTCGACGAGCTGCTGGTCTTTCGCAAGCGCCTGCGCCGCCGGCTTGCCGACTACCAGCGCAACGTCCCGCCACACGTGCGCGCGGCGCGCCTGGCCGACGACTACAACGACCGCCAGGGCCGGCCACGGCAGTACCAGAATGGCGGCTGGATCAGCTACCTGATCACCGTCGCCGGGCCTGAGCCGCTGGAGAACCGGCGGGCTGCGATCGACTACGATCACTACGTGAGCCGGCAGCTGCAGCCGGTGGCGGACGCGATCCTGCCGTTCGTGGGCGACGATTTCTCATCGCTGGTCGATGGGCAGCTGGGGTTGTTCTGA
- a CDS encoding phospholipase D family protein, translating into MTPDRPTTRWLAALCAALLSGCSLPPLEGRTPSSAPSSSETAGTPLGRAIAPQVEAHPGRSGIHPLADPHDAFAARALLAQAAQRTLDVQYYIWRNDLTGTLLLEALHDAADRGVRVRLLLDDNGTAGLDRKLATLDTHPLIEVRLFNPFVVRRPKAIGYLSDFSRANRRMHNKSFTADNQATIIGGRNVGDEYFAAGEGVLFADLDVLAVGPVVEDVSHDFDRYWASDSAYPLAGILPEAGPAALDELSAEASIIESDPAASRYVAALRESAFIRALLAGDLGFDWAATRMVSDDPAKGLGRADGDGLLTHQLGKILGEPSSDVELVSPYFVPTATGTAAFAALADSGVKVRILTNSLDATDVAAVHAGYAKRRKALLRAGVALYELRRLAENGPKDRAGPFGSSGSSLHAKTFAVDRERVFVGSFNFDPRSANLNTELGFIIDSPQLAARIEAIFDEQIPAAAYEVRLSEQGRLYWLERRDGSTVRHDNEPEVGFWKRASVTLLSWLPIEWLL; encoded by the coding sequence ATGACGCCTGATCGTCCCACGACACGCTGGCTCGCCGCGCTCTGCGCCGCCCTGCTGTCCGGCTGCAGCCTGCCCCCGCTGGAGGGCCGCACGCCCTCCAGCGCGCCCAGCTCTTCCGAAACCGCCGGTACGCCGCTGGGCCGGGCAATCGCGCCGCAGGTCGAGGCGCATCCGGGTCGCAGCGGCATCCATCCGCTGGCCGACCCGCACGACGCCTTCGCCGCCCGGGCCCTGCTGGCCCAGGCCGCGCAACGCACCCTGGACGTGCAGTACTACATCTGGCGCAACGACCTCACCGGCACCCTGCTGCTCGAAGCGCTGCACGATGCCGCTGATCGCGGCGTCAGGGTCCGCCTGCTGCTGGACGACAACGGCACCGCCGGCCTCGACCGCAAGCTGGCGACGCTCGACACCCACCCGCTGATCGAAGTGCGCCTGTTCAACCCCTTCGTGGTGCGCCGGCCGAAGGCCATCGGCTACCTCAGCGACTTCTCCCGCGCCAACCGGCGCATGCACAACAAGTCGTTCACCGCCGACAACCAGGCCACCATCATCGGCGGACGCAATGTCGGCGACGAGTACTTCGCCGCCGGCGAGGGCGTGCTCTTCGCCGACCTCGACGTGCTGGCCGTGGGCCCGGTGGTCGAGGACGTCTCCCACGACTTCGATCGCTACTGGGCCAGCGACTCCGCCTATCCGCTGGCCGGCATCCTGCCCGAGGCGGGCCCGGCGGCGCTGGACGAACTGTCGGCCGAGGCCTCGATCATCGAAAGCGACCCGGCCGCCAGCCGCTACGTCGCCGCGCTGCGCGAATCGGCCTTCATCCGCGCCCTGCTCGCCGGCGACCTGGGGTTCGACTGGGCGGCCACGCGGATGGTCAGCGACGACCCGGCCAAGGGCCTCGGCCGCGCCGATGGCGACGGCCTGCTGACCCACCAGTTGGGCAAGATCCTCGGCGAACCAAGCAGCGACGTCGAACTGGTTTCGCCCTACTTCGTGCCCACCGCCACCGGCACCGCCGCGTTCGCCGCGCTGGCGGACAGCGGCGTGAAAGTGCGCATCCTGACCAATTCGCTGGACGCCACCGACGTCGCCGCGGTGCACGCCGGCTACGCCAAGCGGCGCAAGGCCCTGCTGCGCGCCGGCGTCGCCCTCTACGAGCTGCGCCGGCTGGCCGAGAACGGACCGAAGGACAGGGCCGGGCCGTTCGGCAGCTCCGGTTCCAGCCTGCACGCCAAGACCTTCGCCGTGGACCGCGAGCGGGTCTTCGTCGGCTCGTTCAACTTCGATCCGCGCTCGGCGAACCTGAACACCGAACTGGGCTTCATCATCGACAGCCCGCAGCTCGCCGCCCGGATCGAGGCGATATTCGACGAGCAGATCCCCGCCGCCGCCTACGAGGTCCGCCTGTCCGAACAGGGCCGGCTCTACTGGCTGGAACGACGCGACGGCAGCACCGTCCGCCACGACAATGAGCCCGAAGTCGGCTTCTGGAAACGCGCGAGCGTGACGCTGCTCTCCTGGCTGCCGATCGAATGGCTGCTGTAA
- a CDS encoding YnbE family lipoprotein, translating into MRLRQSLTILLLAVLASACTPRVELAVPNEPININLNVKIEHEIYIRVDKQLDSIINQDSGLF; encoded by the coding sequence ATGCGGTTGCGCCAATCGCTGACCATTCTGTTGCTGGCCGTGCTCGCCAGCGCCTGTACGCCGCGGGTGGAACTGGCCGTACCGAACGAACCGATCAACATCAACCTGAACGTGAAGATCGAACACGAGATTTACATCCGGGTGGACAAGCAGCTCGACTCGATCATCAACCAAGACAGCGGATTGTTCTGA
- a CDS encoding YdbL family protein: MKTYLKLVSLLLALMLSLSAAAMTLNEAMSALGDAKASGLLGEKPDGYLGVVRSSQNAEDIASQINQARRAEYHRVAKQNGISVSDVEAIAGKKAIEKTPSGQIIQLNGNWVRK; the protein is encoded by the coding sequence ATGAAAACCTATCTGAAATTGGTAAGCCTGCTGTTGGCACTCATGCTCAGCCTGTCCGCAGCAGCCATGACACTCAACGAAGCCATGTCCGCGCTGGGCGACGCCAAGGCCAGCGGCCTGCTTGGCGAGAAGCCTGACGGCTATCTCGGCGTGGTGCGTTCCAGCCAGAACGCCGAGGACATCGCCAGCCAGATCAACCAGGCGCGCCGCGCCGAGTACCACCGCGTCGCCAAGCAGAACGGTATCAGCGTCAGTGACGTGGAAGCCATCGCTGGCAAGAAGGCCATCGAGAAGACGCCCTCCGGGCAGATCATCCAGCTGAACGGCAACTGGGTCAGGAAGTGA